A stretch of the Lolium perenne isolate Kyuss_39 chromosome 3, Kyuss_2.0, whole genome shotgun sequence genome encodes the following:
- the LOC127327000 gene encoding myb-related protein Hv33, with protein MGREAAACSSKPKLRRGLWSPEEDEKLYNHIIRYGVGCWSSVPKLAGLERCGKSCRLRWINYLRPDLKRGSFSQQEEDLIVSLHKILGNRWSQIASQLPGRTDNEIKNFWNSCIKKKLRQRGIDPTTHKPLNDAEPHDECKQQLPGAEDDHCFGGAAGSDIDPLAPPHSPVDCSFDPMSVTNVPAMQASYGSFCDYGGVSSDAATYSAYTGGGDSSSNSNGTWGTCANVVEPLAHMDIFRDAEPYPFLDPAKFSPWHQHQDPHQQHGAGGASSESFPIRSLSRDLPESCFELARGALEDEFDFL; from the exons ATGGGACGCGAGGCGGCGGCGTGCTCCTCCAAGCCCAAGCTGCGGAGGGGgctgtggtcgccggaggaggacgaGAAGCTCTACAACCACATCATCCGCTACGGCGTCGGCTGCTGGAGCTCCGTCCCAAAGCTCGCCG GTTTGGAGAGATGTGGCAAGAGCTGCAGGCTCAGATGGATCAACTACCTGAGGCCTGATCTCAAGAGAGGCAGCTTCTCCCAGCAGGAGGAGGACCTCATTGTCAGCCTTCACAAGATCCTTGGCAACAG GTGGTCCCAGATAGCATCGCAGCTGCCAGGCCGGACAGACAACGAGATCAAGAACTTTTGGAACTCGTGCATCAAGAAGAAGCTCCGGCAGCGGGGCATCGACCCCACCACCCACAAGCCGCTCAACGACGCCGAGCCGCACGACGAGTGCAAGCAGCAGCTGCCGGGTGCGGAGGATGACCACTGCTTTGGAGGCGCCGCTGGCAGCGACATCGACCCCCTGGCGCCGCCGCACTCCCCTGTCGACTGCAGCTTCGACCCCATGTCCGTGACCAACGTCCCCGCAATGCAGGCTTCCTACGGCTCCTTCTGCGACTATGGCGGCGTCTCCTCCGACGCCGCCACGTACAGCGCCTACACCGGTGGCGGCGACAGCTCAAGCAACAGCAACGGCACCTGGGGGACCTGCGCCAATGTGGTGGAGCCGCTCGCGCACATGGACATCTTCCGCGACGCCGAGCCGTACCCGTTCCTCGACCCGGCCAAGTTCAGCCCCTGGCACCAGCACCAGGATCCCCACCAGCAGCACGGTGCCGGCGGCGCCTCCTCCGAGAGCTTCCCGATCCGGTCGCTGTCCCGAGACCTGCCGGAGTCGTGCTTCGAGCTCGCCCGCGGCGCCCTGGAGGACGAGTTCGACTTCCTCTAG